From the Lancefieldella sp. Marseille-Q7238 genome, one window contains:
- a CDS encoding DUF4125 family protein, translating into MKRAIKDLLIDAIEEIERNMLLKAGIIKSELLYQTDYRQALLFQRALYISWPIEVLESYKLDLEQAQKHGNNLMSEKYARMREIALRETSEIPPLDLLNKRLIEEAVDILLGWEANLCGHYRLLQEKARSLRQKNLDAASVPLVALDVYLFGEFSIYSARTLSLYLKHLIIQERQDINGSMMVYDNMSYLQSSVVA; encoded by the coding sequence GTGAAAAGAGCTATAAAAGACCTATTAATTGACGCCATTGAGGAAATTGAGCGAAATATGCTTTTAAAGGCGGGCATTATCAAAAGCGAGCTGTTATATCAAACTGACTACAGACAAGCACTCCTTTTTCAACGGGCTTTATATATATCATGGCCGATTGAAGTGCTTGAAAGTTATAAGCTCGATCTTGAGCAAGCACAAAAGCATGGCAACAATCTTATGAGTGAGAAATATGCACGAATGAGAGAAATAGCTTTACGGGAAACATCGGAAATACCTCCATTGGATTTGCTGAATAAACGTCTCATAGAAGAAGCTGTGGACATACTGTTAGGGTGGGAAGCAAACTTGTGCGGACATTACCGATTACTGCAGGAGAAGGCAAGAAGTCTTCGCCAAAAGAATCTGGATGCCGCGTCAGTTCCCTTAGTTGCTTTGGATGTATACCTGTTTGGAGAGTTCTCAATTTACTCAGCACGTACACTTTCACTGTATCTCAAACATCTTATAATACAGGAACGACAGGATATCAATGGAAGTATGATGGTGTACGACAATATGAGCTATCTCCAAAGCTCGGTGGTCGCCTGA
- the atpC gene encoding ATP synthase F1 subunit epsilon yields the protein MAELTCQFVRPDRLLYEGNVASLILATIDGELGVWPGHEPEIVALGDGIVRLHIRRPDGEIAVQKVVISGGYAEIDPSGVIILADHARRTDDINADVVRETRDAAIDKMDALDEKDNRRAYYENKIKWCNLLLKQVLEHSSTQEQ from the coding sequence ATGGCTGAGTTAACCTGTCAGTTTGTGCGACCCGACCGTCTTTTGTACGAGGGAAATGTGGCAAGTCTCATCCTCGCGACTATTGATGGTGAGCTTGGCGTATGGCCCGGTCATGAACCGGAGATTGTCGCGCTTGGTGATGGAATCGTGCGCCTTCACATCAGGCGTCCCGATGGAGAAATCGCTGTTCAAAAAGTTGTTATCTCAGGCGGGTATGCTGAGATTGATCCGTCCGGCGTTATTATTTTGGCTGACCACGCCCGCCGGACGGACGACATTAACGCTGATGTTGTGCGCGAGACACGCGACGCCGCCATTGATAAGATGGATGCCTTGGACGAGAAGGACAACAGGCGTGCGTATTACGAAAATAAGATTAAATGGTGTAACCTTCTCTTGAAGCAGGTGCTTGAACACTCAAGCACCCAGGAGCAGTAG
- the murA gene encoding UDP-N-acetylglucosamine 1-carboxyvinyltransferase, with protein MDVIQIEGGHPVTGQVTVEGAKNSALKLMAATIMAPGVTTLTNVPDIADVHVMGKVLKTLGARIEVVDKHTLKIDTSDIDKWETPYSLVAQMRASTAVLGPLISRFGKAIVAMPGGCNIGARKIDMHILGLEALGVAFKVAHGNIHASVPNGLVGETVSLAFASVGATENLMMASVFAKGTTVIDNAAREPEIVDLANLLNEMGARVVGAGTPVIEIHGVKELHPCVHAVVGDRIEAGTFLAIGALTGDPVRVNGFDPKHLGLVLKKYEQMGINIEYGRQWACASRQKPLKAIDIQTLPFPGFPTDMQAQTMTLLSLSEGSCIVTENVFENRFMLASELQRMGADITIEGHHAIVRGVSGLEGAQVKSPDLRGGAALVMAGLVAEGETTVSAIHHIDRGYEGFVEKLVSIGAVARRLSIPDDDIFEG; from the coding sequence ATGGATGTCATACAGATTGAAGGCGGTCATCCTGTCACAGGACAGGTGACGGTTGAGGGTGCAAAGAACTCTGCGTTGAAGCTCATGGCGGCCACTATCATGGCGCCTGGCGTTACAACGCTTACTAACGTACCCGATATTGCCGATGTGCACGTGATGGGAAAGGTCTTAAAAACCCTTGGCGCGCGCATCGAAGTTGTGGACAAACATACGCTTAAGATTGATACCTCCGATATCGATAAATGGGAAACTCCGTACAGCCTTGTTGCCCAGATGCGCGCCTCAACAGCGGTGTTGGGACCGCTTATTTCCCGTTTCGGGAAGGCGATTGTGGCAATGCCCGGAGGCTGCAACATCGGTGCTCGAAAGATTGATATGCATATCCTGGGCCTTGAGGCTTTAGGTGTTGCGTTTAAGGTAGCGCACGGCAATATCCACGCTTCCGTTCCAAATGGTCTTGTCGGCGAAACTGTCTCTTTGGCGTTCGCGTCGGTTGGAGCGACGGAAAACCTCATGATGGCCTCAGTGTTTGCGAAAGGCACAACGGTTATCGACAATGCGGCTCGTGAACCCGAGATTGTTGACCTTGCCAATCTCCTGAACGAAATGGGCGCTCGCGTTGTTGGAGCAGGTACTCCCGTCATTGAAATTCACGGCGTCAAGGAGCTTCATCCGTGCGTGCACGCTGTTGTAGGGGATCGCATCGAGGCGGGAACATTTCTAGCCATCGGCGCTCTTACGGGTGACCCTGTGCGCGTGAACGGCTTTGACCCCAAACACCTTGGCCTGGTGCTCAAGAAGTATGAGCAAATGGGCATCAATATCGAATACGGCAGACAGTGGGCGTGTGCTTCTCGCCAAAAACCCTTGAAAGCCATTGATATTCAGACACTGCCGTTCCCGGGTTTTCCGACGGACATGCAAGCTCAGACTATGACGCTGCTTTCACTTTCCGAAGGCAGCTGCATCGTTACGGAGAATGTCTTTGAAAACCGTTTTATGCTTGCAAGCGAGCTTCAACGTATGGGTGCCGATATTACCATCGAAGGCCATCACGCTATCGTTCGCGGTGTTTCCGGGCTTGAAGGAGCCCAGGTTAAATCACCGGATCTTCGTGGCGGCGCCGCGCTCGTGATGGCTGGCCTTGTGGCAGAAGGAGAAACAACGGTATCGGCCATCCATCATATCGACCGTGGTTACGAGGGCTTTGTCGAGAAGCTTGTCTCAATCGGAGCGGTTGCCCGGCGCCTGTCCATTCCTGATGATGATATCTTTGAAGGGTAA
- the atpF gene encoding F0F1 ATP synthase subunit B produces MNTIRKGAKTAAVAGVATVAYELLAPSVALAESPSGADLLLPKPAEFIPALIAFLIIWFVLGKFAWPSILKMMESRQEKIQNDLNTAENAHVKAEKDQKIAAASIDEARRKADEIVAAAKREGEEERARIIEQAKKEASDIITKGHSAVDSERRRCLTELSGSVVDLSVEIAGKIIGNELDEAQQRRLAEKYLAEVGKPDERK; encoded by the coding sequence ATGAACACGATACGAAAGGGAGCGAAGACCGCGGCAGTTGCCGGAGTGGCAACCGTGGCGTATGAGCTGCTTGCTCCCTCCGTCGCGCTTGCTGAGTCGCCGAGTGGGGCAGACCTTCTTCTTCCTAAGCCCGCTGAGTTCATTCCTGCGCTCATTGCGTTTTTGATCATTTGGTTTGTTTTGGGCAAGTTTGCCTGGCCTTCTATTCTCAAGATGATGGAGAGCCGCCAGGAAAAGATTCAAAATGATCTGAACACGGCAGAAAATGCTCACGTTAAGGCAGAGAAAGATCAAAAGATTGCCGCCGCAAGCATCGATGAAGCTCGTCGTAAGGCAGATGAGATTGTTGCTGCCGCTAAACGTGAGGGCGAAGAAGAACGTGCTCGCATCATCGAGCAGGCGAAGAAGGAAGCGTCCGATATCATCACCAAAGGCCATAGCGCCGTTGATTCTGAGCGCCGCCGTTGCCTTACGGAGCTTTCTGGTTCCGTAGTGGACCTATCCGTTGAAATTGCCGGCAAGATCATTGGCAATGAGCTTGATGAAGCTCAGCAGCGTCGTCTTGCCGAGAAGTATCTTGCGGAAGTAGGTAAACCTGATGAGCGCAAATAA
- the atpD gene encoding F0F1 ATP synthase subunit beta, giving the protein MSENQVASSALEEAFLGKHTHRVKDGVIVRVVGPVVDVKFEGDVPSIYNALKVEDDTPVGHVSTVLEVESQLPGGVVRTVAMSSTDGLQRNLRVVDTGESMMMPVGRSTLGRVWNVMGQPVDGKPVPDDVEYYPIHHPAPAFEELTTQTEVFETGIKAIDLLEPYVRGGKTGLFGGAGVGKTVLIQELINNLAQQHGGTSVFTGVGERTREGTDLYLEMTESGVIEKTCLVYGQMNEPPGARMRVALAGLTTAEYFRDQGQDVLLFIDNIFRFSQAGSEVSALLGRMPSAVGYQPTLATEMGELQERITSTKEGSITSVQAVYVPADDLTDPAPATTFTHLDATTVLSRAITELGIYPAVDPLASSSSALDPSIVGEEHYRVAMAVQETLQEYSDLQDIIAILGMDELSEEQQKTVARARKIQQFLSQSFHVAEKFTGNPGTYCTVEQTVRSFAEIIDGKCDDLPEQAFRFAGTIDDVRERAARMAADGDSQN; this is encoded by the coding sequence ATGTCAGAAAACCAGGTAGCGAGTTCCGCTCTTGAAGAGGCTTTTCTCGGCAAGCATACGCATCGTGTGAAAGACGGTGTTATTGTCCGTGTAGTCGGACCTGTTGTCGATGTGAAGTTTGAGGGTGATGTTCCAAGCATCTATAACGCTCTCAAGGTTGAAGACGATACGCCGGTTGGTCATGTCAGCACGGTGCTTGAAGTTGAGTCACAGCTTCCGGGTGGCGTTGTCCGCACAGTTGCTATGTCATCGACCGATGGGCTGCAGCGTAACCTTCGCGTGGTCGACACCGGCGAGTCCATGATGATGCCGGTAGGCCGCTCAACGCTCGGTCGCGTGTGGAACGTCATGGGTCAACCCGTTGATGGAAAACCGGTTCCAGATGACGTGGAATACTATCCTATCCACCATCCCGCGCCGGCATTCGAGGAACTTACCACGCAGACGGAAGTCTTTGAAACAGGCATCAAAGCCATTGACCTTCTTGAACCGTATGTCCGCGGCGGCAAAACAGGACTTTTTGGCGGCGCAGGCGTTGGCAAGACCGTCCTTATTCAGGAACTCATCAATAACCTTGCGCAGCAGCACGGTGGCACTTCCGTCTTTACTGGTGTCGGCGAGCGCACTCGTGAGGGTACTGACCTGTATCTTGAAATGACCGAATCGGGAGTTATCGAGAAGACCTGTCTGGTCTATGGACAGATGAACGAGCCACCCGGAGCCCGTATGCGCGTCGCTCTGGCCGGTTTGACCACCGCCGAATACTTCCGCGATCAGGGGCAGGACGTCCTGCTCTTTATCGACAACATTTTCCGCTTCTCGCAGGCAGGTTCTGAGGTTTCGGCACTTCTCGGCCGTATGCCTTCTGCCGTTGGCTACCAGCCGACTCTGGCAACCGAGATGGGCGAGCTCCAGGAGCGCATTACCTCTACAAAAGAGGGTTCCATTACTTCCGTTCAGGCGGTATACGTTCCTGCGGACGACTTAACCGACCCGGCGCCTGCGACAACATTTACGCACTTGGACGCCACTACGGTTCTGTCTCGAGCCATTACCGAGCTGGGTATTTATCCGGCAGTCGACCCGCTGGCAAGCTCCAGTTCCGCTCTTGATCCTTCGATTGTGGGCGAGGAGCACTATCGTGTTGCCATGGCTGTTCAGGAGACCTTGCAGGAGTATTCAGATCTTCAGGACATCATTGCCATTCTCGGCATGGACGAGCTTTCTGAAGAGCAGCAAAAGACGGTGGCGCGCGCCCGTAAGATTCAGCAGTTCCTGTCTCAGTCGTTCCACGTTGCCGAGAAGTTCACCGGTAATCCCGGCACCTACTGTACCGTTGAGCAGACGGTTCGTTCATTCGCTGAAATTATTGACGGCAAGTGCGATGATTTGCCTGAGCAGGCATTCCGTTTTGCCGGCACTATTGATGATGTTCGTGAGCGGGCGGCTCGTATGGCCGCCGATGGCGACTCTCAGAATTAG
- the atpH gene encoding ATP synthase F1 subunit delta yields the protein MSANKREQEKKVEGYTRALIEAARAEGRLNADLIQWQHARKFSPEVLETLGAMQASEDFSLIKDVADQFEELLDTEDATITVVVTTSVPLDDTLRSKIKQTLGMQFNAAIYLVERVDPSILGGIIVETRGRRYDASVRAQLTNIKNKLSLNNVESEM from the coding sequence ATGAGCGCAAATAAGCGTGAACAGGAAAAGAAGGTAGAGGGTTACACGAGGGCTCTCATTGAGGCCGCTCGCGCCGAAGGCCGTCTGAACGCCGATCTTATACAGTGGCAGCATGCCCGCAAGTTTTCACCGGAAGTCCTTGAGACCCTCGGTGCAATGCAGGCAAGCGAGGACTTCAGCCTCATCAAGGATGTTGCGGACCAGTTTGAGGAGCTTCTCGATACTGAAGACGCAACCATCACCGTTGTAGTAACAACATCAGTACCCCTTGATGATACACTGCGTTCCAAGATTAAACAGACGCTTGGCATGCAGTTTAACGCCGCAATTTATCTTGTTGAGCGCGTTGATCCCTCTATTCTCGGCGGCATTATTGTTGAGACGCGCGGCCGGCGCTATGACGCGTCCGTGCGCGCCCAGCTTACCAATATCAAGAACAAGCTCTCATTGAATAACGTTGAAAGCGAAATGTAA
- the atpG gene encoding ATP synthase F1 subunit gamma: MANLHEIQRRMSSIKSTMQITRTMSMISTARVRKALNRAEDAMPYKEAITRMLANVASAGFDSTQPLLNTHATIKHVLYLVVASDRGLAGGFNILLERQTEHDMEKLKAQGISSSVITCGRKPTEYFAFRDINPVMSFVGISSEPTPDEADRIASYIMDGYAAGRIDRVIIRYWHAKNRVDQMQVSEQLLPVSEEQLTMPNKPRDDEALSAVKRIAHPNYLFTPSAGEVLSYLMPAYIRTVIYHALLDSAAAEHGARRRAMQSATDNAEGVLSSLSRTYNRERQGAITTELNEIIGGAAALEDK; this comes from the coding sequence ATGGCAAACCTTCACGAAATACAAAGGCGCATGAGCTCTATTAAGAGCACTATGCAGATTACGCGCACAATGTCGATGATTTCGACGGCGCGTGTCCGCAAAGCGCTCAATAGGGCTGAAGACGCCATGCCGTATAAAGAGGCCATTACGCGCATGTTGGCAAATGTCGCGAGCGCCGGGTTTGATTCCACGCAGCCGCTTTTAAATACGCACGCTACCATCAAGCACGTTTTATATCTTGTGGTAGCGTCTGATCGTGGGCTTGCGGGCGGTTTCAATATCTTGCTTGAGCGTCAGACCGAGCATGATATGGAAAAGCTTAAGGCTCAGGGGATTTCGTCTTCGGTCATTACATGTGGCCGTAAGCCGACAGAGTATTTTGCGTTTCGGGACATCAATCCTGTCATGTCGTTTGTGGGTATTTCTTCTGAACCGACACCCGATGAGGCGGACCGCATTGCCTCCTACATTATGGACGGCTATGCGGCAGGACGCATTGATCGCGTGATTATTCGCTATTGGCATGCCAAAAACCGGGTAGACCAGATGCAGGTTTCGGAGCAGCTTCTGCCCGTTTCCGAAGAGCAGTTGACGATGCCCAATAAGCCCCGCGATGATGAAGCTCTGTCAGCGGTAAAGCGCATCGCACATCCCAACTATTTGTTTACGCCTTCTGCCGGAGAAGTGCTTTCCTATTTGATGCCCGCGTATATACGGACGGTCATCTACCACGCACTTCTCGATTCCGCTGCAGCTGAGCACGGCGCACGTCGCCGCGCTATGCAGTCTGCGACCGATAACGCGGAAGGGGTTTTGAGTTCACTGAGCCGTACCTATAATCGTGAACGCCAGGGCGCAATTACCACTGAGCTGAACGAAATCATCGGTGGTGCTGCAGCATTGGAGGATAAGTAA
- a CDS encoding tetratricopeptide repeat protein, producing MNGKDVLDEIDEALKFHADSKDNDAAISLMRRKLCEIGREYGEKSSEFISVLNELGSIERDAGLLDESASDLLRAVEIQMDAIPIFQDDDGCMSAGCTACSSVKTMLTKHIDPGLAATLCSLGGTYRLMGDFGQAEYAFIMAIQIYDATVGTKHPLYATVLNELALLRQNQGRYGEAIELHDRVRAIIGMSAHAEYRANNLFNRALCEYLRRGDFGRAYHDAKEALVLYTVHMGADSLQACRARKIYELISESYVH from the coding sequence ATGAACGGCAAGGATGTATTGGATGAGATTGACGAGGCTCTCAAATTCCATGCAGATAGTAAAGATAATGATGCCGCAATTTCTCTTATGAGGAGGAAGCTTTGTGAGATTGGTAGAGAGTATGGTGAAAAGAGCTCAGAATTTATCAGTGTTCTTAATGAGCTAGGAAGCATTGAGAGAGATGCCGGACTTTTAGATGAGTCGGCCAGCGATCTTCTTCGTGCCGTTGAGATTCAGATGGATGCAATACCGATTTTTCAAGACGACGATGGCTGTATGAGCGCTGGGTGCACGGCATGTTCATCGGTAAAGACTATGCTTACAAAGCATATTGATCCCGGACTGGCGGCTACACTCTGTAGTCTTGGAGGAACATACCGCCTGATGGGTGATTTCGGTCAGGCAGAGTATGCATTTATTATGGCGATTCAGATTTACGATGCAACAGTTGGGACAAAACACCCCTTATACGCGACGGTTCTCAATGAACTTGCCTTGCTTCGCCAAAATCAGGGCCGCTACGGCGAGGCTATTGAACTGCACGATCGTGTCCGGGCGATTATTGGTATGTCGGCGCATGCGGAGTATCGCGCGAATAATCTCTTTAACCGCGCTCTCTGCGAGTATTTGCGTCGAGGAGATTTTGGTCGCGCTTATCACGATGCCAAGGAGGCACTAGTTCTCTATACCGTTCATATGGGTGCCGATTCTTTACAGGCCTGTCGCGCACGCAAGATATATGAGCTCATTAGTGAAAGCTATGTGCATTGA
- a CDS encoding DUF4125 family protein: MASLDLVETIRHYEYEDFSYAVKEWSPPYIGCTLNSFFTRMRGPQLMTWSLEVLESYCTDLEKARMYHTSLFIERFVYVYGCSKEVSHRYRFPMRSLEFKKYVDFITKISLIWETRARMQFPLFTKCIGPLIVEEDTQMSPSYEVRLRAELMTYSTETIRAYFEFVMQCWDEGFNPNIQTYHGVARELGFPSASEADQLGASL; this comes from the coding sequence ATGGCTTCGCTTGACCTTGTTGAAACCATTAGGCACTACGAATATGAGGATTTTTCCTATGCTGTCAAAGAATGGTCGCCTCCCTATATTGGGTGTACCCTGAATTCATTTTTTACACGGATGCGAGGACCTCAGCTTATGACTTGGAGCCTTGAAGTTCTTGAGTCATATTGCACAGATCTTGAAAAAGCGAGGATGTATCATACGTCACTCTTTATTGAACGTTTTGTATATGTGTATGGGTGTTCAAAAGAGGTGAGCCACCGGTATCGTTTTCCTATGAGGTCGTTGGAGTTTAAGAAGTATGTTGATTTCATTACAAAAATCTCCTTAATTTGGGAAACGCGCGCGAGGATGCAATTCCCGCTTTTTACAAAATGTATAGGGCCTCTTATTGTTGAAGAGGATACGCAAATGAGCCCGTCATATGAAGTACGTCTTCGAGCAGAACTCATGACATATTCCACCGAAACTATCCGTGCATATTTTGAGTTTGTTATGCAGTGTTGGGATGAGGGTTTTAACCCAAATATCCAAACCTATCATGGCGTTGCGCGCGAGCTTGGTTTTCCAAGTGCGTCTGAGGCAGATCAGCTTGGAGCATCTCTATAG
- the atpE gene encoding ATP synthase F0 subunit C codes for MGVIGYGLGVLGAGVGIGLAAYGATSGMARQPEMQGRLFTVFILGSAFIEALALIGFVVTLIAQ; via the coding sequence GTGGGCGTTATTGGTTACGGTCTTGGTGTTTTGGGCGCCGGCGTAGGTATTGGACTTGCTGCTTACGGTGCAACTTCAGGAATGGCTCGTCAACCTGAGATGCAAGGTCGTCTCTTTACGGTTTTTATTCTTGGATCGGCATTCATCGAGGCGTTGGCACTGATTGGTTTCGTTGTAACGCTGATTGCACAGTAG
- the atpA gene encoding F0F1 ATP synthase subunit alpha, which translates to MTEEKATIEEGTLSSDVIIELLRERLSQVNSMVDQQEVSVVTEVADGIARVAGLRTAMAGELLQFTSSSTGHAVYGLAQNLDETEVGAVLFGDVSDIREGDECRTTGHVMDIPVSHDMLGRVVNPLGQPIDGLGPIHATHRRPVEFKAPGIMERQPVNQPVQTGLLAIDAMVPIGRGQRELIIGDRKTGKTAIAIDAIVNQAKTDMVCIYVAIGQKASTVASIKESLARHGVLNKTVIVAATAADSAPMQYIAPMAGAAIGEYFMYNDKNGEPADAEHPGGHVLVVYDDLSKQAVAYRQMSLTLHRPPGREAYPGDIFYLHSRLLERACKLSDANGAGSLTALPIIETQEGDVSAYIPTNVISITDGQIYLQSNLFFQGQRPAVDVGISVSRVGGDAQIKAMKQVAGTLRLDLASYREKQAFSQFGSDLDATTQYQLNHGAHTMELLKQQRYAALDVRDQVIVIFASKENFLDDVDLDHVGAFRDELAIYMAERHPQLRNSIMDGKISDDAAARLRMHIQHFKEKFLDEHPNKVVEDVLASAENPSDLAATQKGPDQE; encoded by the coding sequence ATGACTGAAGAAAAGGCCACAATTGAGGAAGGGACGTTGAGCTCTGACGTCATCATTGAGTTGCTGCGTGAACGTCTTTCCCAGGTCAATTCTATGGTTGATCAGCAAGAGGTTTCCGTGGTAACTGAGGTTGCTGACGGTATTGCTCGCGTTGCTGGTCTCCGAACCGCGATGGCCGGCGAACTGCTGCAGTTTACCAGCTCTTCCACAGGTCACGCCGTATACGGCCTTGCCCAGAACTTGGATGAGACCGAAGTCGGTGCCGTCCTGTTCGGCGATGTCTCCGACATCAGAGAAGGAGACGAGTGTCGTACAACTGGTCATGTTATGGACATTCCCGTTTCCCACGATATGTTGGGACGCGTGGTTAACCCCTTAGGTCAGCCTATTGATGGTCTTGGTCCGATTCACGCGACACATCGCCGTCCCGTTGAGTTCAAAGCGCCCGGCATTATGGAGCGTCAGCCTGTTAACCAGCCGGTGCAGACCGGTCTTCTCGCTATTGACGCAATGGTGCCTATCGGACGCGGCCAGCGTGAGCTTATCATCGGTGACCGTAAGACCGGCAAGACCGCTATTGCCATTGACGCCATCGTTAACCAGGCCAAGACCGACATGGTCTGTATCTATGTCGCTATTGGCCAGAAGGCTTCAACCGTTGCGTCAATCAAGGAGTCTCTGGCGCGGCACGGCGTCTTGAACAAGACCGTTATCGTTGCCGCCACGGCTGCGGATTCCGCACCTATGCAGTACATTGCTCCGATGGCCGGCGCGGCTATCGGCGAGTACTTTATGTATAACGATAAAAACGGCGAGCCCGCAGACGCTGAGCATCCCGGCGGGCACGTTCTTGTGGTATACGATGATCTTTCCAAGCAGGCAGTGGCGTACCGTCAGATGTCGTTGACGCTGCACCGTCCGCCAGGACGCGAGGCGTACCCCGGTGATATTTTCTACCTGCACTCTCGTCTTTTGGAGCGTGCTTGCAAGCTTTCCGATGCCAACGGCGCCGGCTCTCTTACGGCGCTCCCTATCATTGAGACGCAGGAAGGCGATGTCTCGGCGTATATTCCAACGAACGTCATCTCCATTACGGACGGTCAGATTTATCTGCAGTCCAACCTCTTCTTCCAAGGTCAACGCCCTGCAGTTGATGTAGGTATTTCGGTGTCACGCGTCGGCGGTGACGCGCAGATCAAAGCGATGAAGCAGGTGGCGGGTACGCTTCGTTTGGACCTCGCAAGCTATCGTGAAAAGCAGGCCTTCTCGCAGTTTGGCTCTGATTTGGACGCGACGACGCAGTACCAGCTCAATCACGGTGCCCATACCATGGAGCTTCTCAAGCAGCAGAGATACGCGGCGCTGGACGTGCGCGATCAGGTTATTGTTATCTTCGCGTCGAAGGAAAATTTCCTTGACGATGTTGACCTTGATCACGTCGGTGCGTTTCGTGATGAGCTTGCCATTTACATGGCCGAACGTCACCCGCAGCTGCGCAACAGCATCATGGACGGCAAAATTTCAGATGATGCCGCCGCGCGTCTGCGCATGCACATACAGCACTTTAAGGAGAAGTTCCTTGATGAACATCCCAACAAAGTTGTGGAGGATGTGCTTGCCAGCGCGGAAAACCCGAGTGACCTTGCGGCAACTCAAAAGGGTCCTGATCAGGAGTAA
- the atpB gene encoding F0F1 ATP synthase subunit A — MNPLSQLPEKMDELLDSFMTHPLVGSTTVGFTNYIFWMCVALVLLMVVMFIFVQKQKRSLVPQGIFVNSIEYLVEFIRDDMVKGLLGDTWKKHFSFLASLFLFILANNIVGIIPGCHPGTGTIGVTAALALCSFVYFIVVGVRRMGPLGYIKSLAPEGVNPFMGAMVWVIELFSTFLRLITLAVRLFCNMLAGHVVMGVFAILVSLFMGPILQGFSATAFAQAGASAFWLLILIVIYAVELLVGVIQAYVFTLLSSVYIQLVESE; from the coding sequence GTGAATCCGCTATCTCAGCTGCCTGAAAAGATGGACGAGCTGCTTGACAGCTTTATGACTCATCCTCTTGTTGGCAGTACGACTGTTGGTTTTACCAACTACATCTTTTGGATGTGCGTAGCGCTTGTGCTGCTTATGGTCGTCATGTTCATCTTTGTCCAGAAGCAGAAAAGATCCCTTGTTCCGCAAGGCATCTTTGTGAACTCCATTGAGTATCTCGTTGAGTTTATCCGCGATGATATGGTCAAAGGGCTTCTCGGAGATACATGGAAGAAGCATTTTTCTTTCTTGGCGTCGTTGTTTCTCTTCATCCTGGCGAACAACATTGTCGGCATTATTCCCGGCTGCCATCCCGGCACCGGTACCATTGGCGTAACGGCTGCGCTGGCTCTGTGCTCCTTTGTCTATTTTATCGTGGTTGGCGTCAGGCGTATGGGGCCTCTCGGATATATCAAGAGCCTTGCGCCGGAAGGCGTCAATCCCTTCATGGGAGCAATGGTCTGGGTCATTGAGCTCTTCTCGACCTTCCTGCGCCTCATCACTCTTGCAGTCCGACTTTTCTGTAACATGCTCGCAGGCCATGTTGTTATGGGCGTCTTTGCGATTCTGGTCTCCCTCTTTATGGGTCCTATTCTGCAAGGATTTTCGGCGACTGCATTTGCCCAAGCCGGAGCATCTGCTTTTTGGTTGCTTATCCTCATTGTGATTTACGCTGTCGAGCTTTTGGTCGGCGTCATTCAAGCATATGTGTTTACCTTGCTCTCATCTGTCTACATTCAGCTTGTAGAGAGTGAGTAA